The Pirellulales bacterium genome has a segment encoding these proteins:
- a CDS encoding PIG-L family deacetylase, translating to MPTVFAIAAHHDDIEFLMAGTLLRLCAAGWELHYMNLASGNCGTVEYDA from the coding sequence ATGCCGACGGTCTTTGCCATTGCCGCCCACCACGATGACATTGAGTTCCTCATGGCAGGAACTTTACTCCGGCTATGCGCAGCGGGTTGGGAACTTCACTACATGAATCTAGCCAGTGGCAATTGCGGCACCGTCGAGTACGACGC